The Coregonus clupeaformis isolate EN_2021a chromosome 6, ASM2061545v1, whole genome shotgun sequence genome has a segment encoding these proteins:
- the LOC121567427 gene encoding CAP-Gly domain-containing linker protein 3: protein MTKEQTAKVDEEAQPASEYQSPVHEPRKRPMVHPSAQAPLPKDYVFTFFDPNDPACLEILLDPRTTIPELFAIIRQWVPQVQHKIDLIGNEILKRGCHVNDRDGLTDMTLLHYSCKAGAHGVGDPVAALRLSNQLISLGADVSLRSRWTNMNALHYAAYFDVPELIRILLKASKPKVLNSTCSDFHHGTALHIAASNLCLGSVQCLLEHGANPTVRNDKGQGPAEVVPDPMDMTLDKAEAAMVAKELKQLLLDSVPLSCNLPRATLLNYDNIPGNLMLTSIGLKLGDRVVLDDMKTGTLRFCGTTEFASGQWVGVELDEPEGKNDGSVGGVRYFICPPKLGIFAPVSKIAKAVEQAPSSVTSTPKTPRMDFSRITGKNKKEKKEIMEREKALRKKSMSMASLDPDGVKVELGDQVLVAGVKQGIIRYYGKTDFAPGYWFGVELEQPTGKHDGSVFGVRYFNCQPKYGVFAPPSRVQRICGPKDGQSGDGTMVKKVHQVSMNQPKRKFNAVRSPKDITSESSISRLLFCCWFPWMLRAEMQS, encoded by the exons TCTTCACATTCTTTGACCCAAATGATCCTGCATGTCTGGAGATCCTGCTGGATCCGCGCACCACCATCCCAGAGCTGTTCGCCATCATCCGTCAGTGGGTCCCACAGGTCCAGCACAAGATCGACCTCATCGGAAACGAG ATCTTGAAGCGTGGTTGCCATGTCAACGACCGTGACGGACTGACAGACATGACCTTGCTCCACTACAGTTGCAAAGCCGGGGCCCATGGAGTCG GTGACCCTGTCGCTGCCCTCAGGCTGTCCAATCAGCTAATTTCCCTGGGGGCAGACGTGAGTCTCCGCAGCCGCTGGACCAACATGAACGCCCTGCACTACGCAGCCTACTTCGACGTGCCAGAGCTGATTCGCATTCTCCTCAAGGCCTCCAAACCCAAAG TGCTGAATTCCACCTGCAGTGACTTCCACCATGGCACAGCCCTGCACATCGCTGCCTCCAACCTGTGTCTGGGATCAGTCCAGTGTCTGCTAGAGCATGGAGCCAACCCCACTGTCAGG aatGATAAGGGCCAGGGGCCGGCCGAGGTGGTCCCTGACCCCATGGACATGACTCTGGACAAAGCGGAGGCGGCCATGGTGGCGAAGGAGCTGAAGCAGCTGCTGCTGGACTCTGTGCCCCTCAGCTGCAACCTGCCCCGCGCCACCCTGCTCAACTACGACAACATCCCTGGCAACCTCATGCTTACCTCCATCGGCCTCAAACTGGGCGACCGTGTGGTGCTGGACGACAtgaag ACAGGCACCCTGCGCTTCTGTGGGACTACGGAGTTCGCCAGTGGCCAGTGGGTAGGGGTGGAGCTGGACGAGCCAGAGGGCAAGAACGACGGAAGTGTGGGAGGGGTGCGTTACTTCATCTGCCCCCCCAAACTGG GTATCTTTGCTCCAGTGTCAAAAATCGCCAAAGCTGTTGAGCAGGCCCCCTCCTCTGTCACCTCCACACCCAAGACGCCCCGCATGGACTTCTCCCGCATCACAGGAAAGAACAAGAAAGAAAAGAAGgaaataatggagagagagaaag CTCTGAGGAAGAAGTCTATGTCCATGGCCAGTCTGGACCCAGATGGGGTTAAGGTGGAACTCGGAGACCAGGTGCTGGTTGCTGGTGTGAAGCAGGGAATCATACGCTATTACGGAAAGACAGACTTTGCCCCAG GTTACTGGTTTGGTGTGGAGCTGGAGCAGCCCACGGGAAAGCATGACGGGTCTGTTTTTGGTGTCCGCTACTTCAACTGCCAGCCCAAGTACGGCGTCTTTGCACCCCCATCTCGCGTACAGAG AATCTGCGGACCAAAGGACGGTCAGAGCGGCGATGGCACGATGGTGAAAAAAGTACACCAGGTGTCTA TGAACCAGCCAAAGCGTAAATTCAACGCGGTGAGGTCACCCAAGGACATCACGTCTGAGAGTTCAATATCCAG GTTGCTGTTCTGCTGCTGGTTCCCCTGGATGCTGCGTGCTGAGATGCAGTCCTAA
- the LOC121567428 gene encoding homeobox protein goosecoid-like isoform X2, with amino-acid sequence MRTVFTNSQTKQLEQLFEQTDYPGVEGRAELARNACLAEETVRVWFKNRRARLKRQKSGTKAKSPDLATSKRDWPTVYNNRRFMGNSLSRLL; translated from the exons ATGCGCACTGTGTTCACCAACAGCCAGACCAAACAACTGGAACAGCTGTTCGAACAAACGGATTACCCCGGCGTGGAAGGACGGGCAGAACTAGCCAGGAACGCGTGCCTCGCGGAGGAAACAGTTAGG GTATGGTTCAAAAACCGTCGTGCGCGCCTAAAGAGGCAGAAGAGCGGCACCAAGGCCAAATCCCCAGACTTGGCTACGTCGAAGAGAGACTGGCCGACAGTCTACAACAACCGCAGGTTCATGGGAAACAGCTTATCACGACTGCTCTGA
- the LOC121567428 gene encoding paired mesoderm homeobox protein 2B-like isoform X1: MDATKISNFSIDRILGTEVGPSYPTGAESLQHFGCLSGIFLHGHSNRHNGNWKYGSQPLCTYLDQGGIQRNRGRMRTVFTNSQTKQLEQLFEQTDYPGVEGRAELARNACLAEETVRVWFKNRRARLKRQKSGTKAKSPDLATSKRDWPTVYNNRRFMGNSLSRLL; this comes from the exons ATGGATGCGACCAAAATCTCAAACTTCAGCATCGATCGCATTTTAGGCACTGAAGTGGGACCTTCTTATCCAACTGGAGCCGAATCTTTACAACATTTTGGATGTTTGTCTGGGATCTTCCTCCATGGACACTCAAATCGACATAATGGAAACTGGAAATATG GGTCTCAGCCTCTGTGCACTTACTTGGACCAAGGTGGAATCCAAAGAAATCGGGGCAGAATGCGCACTGTGTTCACCAACAGCCAGACCAAACAACTGGAACAGCTGTTCGAACAAACGGATTACCCCGGCGTGGAAGGACGGGCAGAACTAGCCAGGAACGCGTGCCTCGCGGAGGAAACAGTTAGG GTATGGTTCAAAAACCGTCGTGCGCGCCTAAAGAGGCAGAAGAGCGGCACCAAGGCCAAATCCCCAGACTTGGCTACGTCGAAGAGAGACTGGCCGACAGTCTACAACAACCGCAGGTTCATGGGAAACAGCTTATCACGACTGCTCTGA